The nucleotide sequence CGTTGCGATCCAGCTTGAAAATGGCGGCGAAGCCGACGTGCCGTTTGGCGGCGGCTATGCAGAAATTGTCGGCATTAACCCCGTTGATTTTGGCCTTCCGACCCAAGCGTACCTTCGCAGCCCACTCTTGAAAGAAGGAAAACTTTCAGGCGCCCGTAAAAACTTTGACGGCACCGTCATTCCCGGCATGCAGACGGTTGTACAATTTCCCTTTGACCCATCAAAACAAATTTCCATGCTGAAATATCTTCCCAATCTTTATGGCAACACCAATGTAAACGTCCGCGCGAATGTGTGCTATGATTACCGCACCAAAACAACCACAAAAATATGTGTCAAGCAAAACCTTCTGGCGATTGAGGAAAAACCACCATTGTGTCTGGTCAACGAGCCAAAGAATCCGCAGAACTCCGGTGCGCCCGTTCACATTACTGCGATGAGTGAAGCACCGATTGGTGAGGACAAAGTTCAGCTGACCTTTACGATTTCCCATGTTGGAGCCCCGACTGATTCATTCTTTGCCGTTGGCTCGGATTGTGACGACAGCATTACCAACCCACAGAAATACGTTGTCTTTGTCAATGTGACGTCTGATGTGAACGGGGCATTTGCTGACTGCTCAGGCCTTGAAGACCCTGCAGAAGGCGCAATTGTTGGCCCCAAGGGCGAGCGCCACGGCGGCTTTGTGCGGATGTACCGCGGCCAGCCGAGAACCGTCACCTGCACCATTGACCTGTCCCACGTCGAGAGCACGTTTGAAGAACTGTTTGAAGTTGAGCTCCTTTACCGCTATATGCAATCCATCGAGAAGCCGATGCTGATACGTGATGTGTCAGTTTCTAATTGAGATGAGAACGGCTCCAACGCTTGTTTATTCTTTTCTTATTCTTTTTTAAATTAACTGAACTATAGAAGCATCTTCTAATATCTGTATCGTATTTATTATTGGTATGTGTGCGTCTTGATTTGATATCAATCGGGGCAACTCCGTACATCCTAAAAGTATTCCTTCGGCTCCCCTGTTCTCAAGTTTTTCTATAATCGTTCTCATTTTTTCCTTATCATCCTCTCTAATTTTATTATTGATTATTCTTAGAATACATTCACTTACAAACCGCTGATCAATTTCGTTTGGAGTTATTGACTCAATACCTCCTTTTTTGAGTTCAGTGGCATGAAGTCCAGATTGAATTGTTTTAGTAGAGCCAAGAATCCCTACTTTTGTACGTTTCATTTCTCTGCACTTTTTTGTTGTTTCTTCTACAATGCTCAAAATCGGCGCCCTTGATTTTTCTCTCAGTTCATCAATAAAGATATGAACTGTATTGCAGGGAATAACAATAAAATCTACATCTAACCTATTCGGGCGGTGTACTGACTCCAGCAACAAATCTAAGTGTTCTTGAGATGGGCCTCCCTTAATCAGGCGTTCTTCTGCTTTCTGAGAAATTGGTAGATTATCGAGTACAATGTGTGGCTGTCTTTTTGTAAAGAGTTTGAACTTCCTATTTACATTAAGGCAAAACGTACATCCTGTTTCAGGCCCGAGTCCTCCAATAACTCCTAAGATTCTTTGTTTCATTTTGTACACCGGTCGAGTACCTGTTGCAGCCTGCTTGCGAGAGGACCTCGTTCTGTTTTCTCTACGGTCTTGTCGTAGAGCCTGATTACTTGGTTGAGAAATTTCTCGTATGGCTGTGTTGCTTGTTCACCAAATTGTTCGTGAGCTGAAGCTATTTTATTCGCGGCATTTTCATCTGGCTGAAGCATGACTCTTTCTCCAAGGTTGGTGCAAAAGTAGGGGGCAGCGCGAAGTCTTTTCGGATCAAACGTTCTGCCGGGCGTTACATAGATAAATCCTATTAGGTCATCAAACCGTCGTTGGAATTCTTTGTCAAATGACCGTTCGTCCGAGTTCTTGCTTCCGTTGAGTGCCCAACCAACTTTGAGATTTACCTGCTGTTCCTGATTGAACCAACGCATATCAGTTAGTTCTCTTCTCATGTAGTCATGAGGTGCTTCTATTGTTCTAAGAATATCTCTGTAAGTTGGAGCTTGATCTATCTCTGAAGCTCGTGCTATGTGCCACCCAGAAAAGCCCATATTTTCTATGGCTCTTTGCAGTGTTTCTTGGTAGCGCCCTGCTAATTCATCGACCGAGTGAGCGTCAAAACCATTACTGATTGCGTGAGTATCTGCGACGAGAATATGCTTCGGTACATCAAGTTGTTCTCCGCTAAGAACCATGCTCAAAATATCAATAGGCAAACCTGCACTAAGCAGGGGAACCCCATTACAGAGGCCAACACCAAAATAGAGTGTATGTGCCTCTGGTATGTCAGACATTCCAGCCAACGATGGCTGGGTCTCAACCAGGGGCTCTTGGGTGATAAATCGAGCTATATCTTCTTTGCTTCTGATGCGTGATTGGTTTTTCATGGTATCTCAACGACAAGAAGTGGCGGTACCCTAATGTACTTGATTGAATAAAATACGAATATTAAGCAATAAATTTATATATTGTTGAATATTATTCAAGTTTTATGAAGAACATAACTGAAAAACTGGTTACCTTGTTCAAAGAAGGCAATTGTACTCCTCAGATAGCTCGCATGGCTAAAAAACTCAAAGAGCCATCAACAACGCTCCATTACAACATCAAGAAGTTAGAAACCGAAGGAGCTATTAAAACCTATAAGGCAGTATTTGACTACAAAAAAATCGACGAAGGATTCTGTGTTTTTGTACTGATTAGTCTCTCACCAGACGAGTACGGAAACCCAGAACATATTGGAAAAGAATTAGCAAAACATCCACAAATAGAGAGTGTTGATATCTGCACCGGTAATTGGGAGATGATTCTCAAAGTGCGAGTTAAAGATCAAGACGCATACTATAATCTAGTAAAAAATGTCATCTCGAGAAAGGGAATTAACAAAATCGTATCATTAACCTCACTTAAACAATTGAAAACTGAATTTGTACTCGTGTGAAGAACAAGCGCGATCTATATTTCTTTATATCTTCTTATCCATCATATCTCCCGCCAGCGCAACCTTCGCCAACAGGGCTTCGAGCTGAATCACATCATCGCTTCCTTCGCTGATGCGGAACTCCGCTTCGCCGCATTCGGCAATGAGTTGCATTTTTTTCCGGTCATCGACTGGTAAGGCAAGAATTTCTTTTTGTATCTGCTTCACAATATCCAGCCCGCTTAATCCATAATCAAGCATCACCTTAAGCAGTTGTTTCCGAGCTTCAACAAATTTTCCGGCAAGTGCGTGTTCGAGCACTTCTTTTAGCTGCGCCGGCTTTGCGTACGAGGCAATAGAATACACCATGTCCTCATCAATTTTTTCGCCCATGGCGGCGCAGCTTTGGAGAATATTCGCAACCCGCCGGACATCCCCTTCAGCAACTGTTACAATAGCTGTGCTTGCTTCAGGGGTGACCGTGAGTTTCTCGCGCGCTGCAATGCCGATGATAATCTCTTTGATATCCTCTGGCTTGAGCGGCTTGAACCTGAATACTGCACATCGGCTTTGCACGGGCTCAATAATTTTTGACGAGTAATTACAGCTGAGAATAAACCGCGTTGTCTGCGTATAATTTTCCATGGTTCTACGCAGTGCCTGCTGTGCCTCCCGTGTCAGGGCGTCGCATTCGTCGAGATAAATAATCTTGAATGGCACATCACCAATCGCTTTTGTGCGCGCAAAATCCTTGACCTTGTGCCGCACGACGTCTATGCCGCGCTCGTCGCTTGCGTTCAGCTCGAGAAAATTATTTCGCCATTCCTCACCAAACATCTTTCTTGCTATGACAAGCGATAGTGTCGTTTTTCCGACGCCGGGCGGCCCAGCAAAGAGCAGGTGCGGAAGGTTTTTCTGCTCGACCAGCAGCCGTATTTTAGAAACAATCTCCTGCTGGCCATGAATTTCATCAAACGTACCCGGGCGATATTTCTCAGTCCAAATAGCATAGGTCTCATCCATTGGCGACCTGACTCACTGAGAAATTATACGACGTCTTCTTCAGCAATGACCATGAAGTCTCCCACCGCAATGACTGCGCTGTAAGGAATCAGGACGTTGCCGTCTTTGTCTTTTTCCAGCTCGAGCTTCTGCGAGTAGGGCGTTGGGCCCGTCAGCACAATATGGATAAGCTCACCGGTTTTGGTTTCAAAAATAACGTCTCCTACTTCACCAAATCGCTTGCCGGTCTTAGAAACAACTGTTTTTCCGATAATCTGTTTTGAAAGGCTTTTGTCATCGTCCGCCATTGCTATCCCCTCGATCGTGTTGCTGGTCTCCCTCTTTTTTATAAATCTCTAAAACGGGTAGTACTATTTAAATTTTTCTTTTAAAATACTCAGAATAACTTAGAATACATTTAAATAATAGTCTCGCATTAAAAAGCACATGAGCATCGAGGAACGTTTTGGCCTCATCAAAGAGGTTGGCGAGGAAATTCTGACTGAAGAAGAGCTGCGCGAGCTGCTGGTACAGAATAAGCACCCGGTGGCATACGATGGCTTTGAGCCCAGCGGCACCATGCACATTGCCCAAGGCCTGCTTCGGGCAATCAACGTCAACAAGATGCTTTCTGCAGGATGTACGTTCACCATGTGGGTTGCCGACTGGTTTGCGTGGGCCAACAATAAGCTCGGCGGCGACCTCGACAAAATCCATGTGTGCGGCGAGTACATGATTGAAGTGTGGAAAGCATGCGGCATGGACACAGGCAAGGTGAAGTTTGTCTGGGTTTCAGAGAAGGTCAATGACCCTGAATACTGGAAAATTGTCATGGAAGTTGCCCGGCACTCAACGGTACAGCGTATCCTGCGATGTAGCCAAATCATGGGCCGGAGTGAAAAAGACGTTTTGCAGGCATCACAAATCCTCTACCCTTGCATGCAGTGCGCTGACGTGATGTACCTCGACGTGGACATCTGCCAGCTCGGCATGGACCAGCGGAAAGTCAACGTGCTTGCGCGTGAGCTTGGGCCAAAACTCGGATTCAAAAAGCCCGTCGTTGTTAGCCACCATATGCTCATGGGCCTTGGCCAGCCGCCGAAATCAGACCTTGACTCCATTGAACGCGCCACCGAGCTCAAGATGTCAAAATCAAAGCCACACACCGCCATCTTCATGACTGACACTCCCGATATGGTGCGCGAAAAAATAATGAAAGCCTACTGCCCGGTCGGCGTCACGTTTGAAAATCCGCTCATGGAATACGCAAAATACATCATCTTTCCCAAACAAAACACTCTTTCCCTTACCCGTCCGGCGAAATTCGGCGGCGACATCACACTGCCAACCTATGCAGAACTTGAACAGCTCTACGCTGCCGGAAAACTCCACCCCATGGACCTCAAGACCGCGGTTGCAGAAGCCCTGGTGAATCTGCTCGCGCCGGTGCAGAAGCATTTTGCCAGCGGCAAGCCGCAAAAACTCCTCGAGCAGATACGCTCCTTTGATATCACCCGTTAAAAAAAGTAAAAAAGTAAAATAAGCATCAAACTATCAAAACCAAGAGGTGTCGTGTGTCCCGCATCAGTGCCGTGCAGAACTTATTGCGCGCCAAAAAAATCAGCGGCCTCATCATGAGCAATCTGCATGACGACGTGCCGAACCCCAACATTTTCTATTTTCTCGGC is from Candidatus Woesearchaeota archaeon and encodes:
- a CDS encoding Lrp/AsnC family transcriptional regulator; protein product: MKNITEKLVTLFKEGNCTPQIARMAKKLKEPSTTLHYNIKKLETEGAIKTYKAVFDYKKIDEGFCVFVLISLSPDEYGNPEHIGKELAKHPQIESVDICTGNWEMILKVRVKDQDAYYNLVKNVISRKGINKIVSLTSLKQLKTEFVLV
- a CDS encoding PRC-barrel domain-containing protein; the protein is MADDDKSLSKQIIGKTVVSKTGKRFGEVGDVIFETKTGELIHIVLTGPTPYSQKLELEKDKDGNVLIPYSAVIAVGDFMVIAEEDVV
- a CDS encoding tyrosine--tRNA ligase, encoding MSIEERFGLIKEVGEEILTEEELRELLVQNKHPVAYDGFEPSGTMHIAQGLLRAINVNKMLSAGCTFTMWVADWFAWANNKLGGDLDKIHVCGEYMIEVWKACGMDTGKVKFVWVSEKVNDPEYWKIVMEVARHSTVQRILRCSQIMGRSEKDVLQASQILYPCMQCADVMYLDVDICQLGMDQRKVNVLARELGPKLGFKKPVVVSHHMLMGLGQPPKSDLDSIERATELKMSKSKPHTAIFMTDTPDMVREKIMKAYCPVGVTFENPLMEYAKYIIFPKQNTLSLTRPAKFGGDITLPTYAELEQLYAAGKLHPMDLKTAVAEALVNLLAPVQKHFASGKPQKLLEQIRSFDITR
- a CDS encoding replication factor C small subunit — protein: MDETYAIWTEKYRPGTFDEIHGQQEIVSKIRLLVEQKNLPHLLFAGPPGVGKTTLSLVIARKMFGEEWRNNFLELNASDERGIDVVRHKVKDFARTKAIGDVPFKIIYLDECDALTREAQQALRRTMENYTQTTRFILSCNYSSKIIEPVQSRCAVFRFKPLKPEDIKEIIIGIAAREKLTVTPEASTAIVTVAEGDVRRVANILQSCAAMGEKIDEDMVYSIASYAKPAQLKEVLEHALAGKFVEARKQLLKVMLDYGLSGLDIVKQIQKEILALPVDDRKKMQLIAECGEAEFRISEGSDDVIQLEALLAKVALAGDMMDKKI
- a CDS encoding amino acid racemase, producing MKQRILGVIGGLGPETGCTFCLNVNRKFKLFTKRQPHIVLDNLPISQKAEERLIKGGPSQEHLDLLLESVHRPNRLDVDFIVIPCNTVHIFIDELREKSRAPILSIVEETTKKCREMKRTKVGILGSTKTIQSGLHATELKKGGIESITPNEIDQRFVSECILRIINNKIREDDKEKMRTIIEKLENRGAEGILLGCTELPRLISNQDAHIPIINTIQILEDASIVQLI